A stretch of Pyrenophora tritici-repentis strain M4 chromosome 7, whole genome shotgun sequence DNA encodes these proteins:
- a CDS encoding putative C6 transcription factor, translating into MNRTTPHADDDNGDSYHDNHGDSDDTGSSSPILRQREVVKAWDELYDDQLNRSEHLLFCSRSAGIELSTLHPPQAQIFKLWQIYLENVDPMLKLTHTPTLQPRIIDAASDLTSIPPNTEALMFAIYCMAVFSLTQNQCQNMFGTPRGDVIRGYQLGAREALLNCRFLKTSDRECLTALHLYLISLKSQTDPRSLASMLSTAVRIAQRMGIDSEAVNSKHPALEAELRRRLWWSLVLFDSRIAELTDPRLATLLPTWDCKVPLSVNDSALRKDIKNPPVEFEITSEALFAVTRCRIGNYIRHSASHLDFVNPSMKYFAEKSMLAHGLEHHDLATFEAMIETRCLARCDAQNPLHFMTIWWTRYSLAKIRFANYLSTRAPEPEEEATEQRDEGLRHACNMLECDTALMQPSKITGYRWLIYLHFPFPAYVHLARDLKQRPLSDHASRAWEVMSANCEARFMGLEHKDNPMENRPNNPFFSIFAGLILQAWAAREAAPGQSETPTIVARIKQRMDHMEERAAALRDQLPVTEDINPNAPVLADQDSLYPLHGQYDQMNMGMEPFPIAPTHDSIGFESTQWNWSAPNWSAMPGQGW; encoded by the exons ATGAATCGAACA ACCCCACACGCCGATGATGACAATGGCGACTCATATCACGACAATCACGGGGACTCCGATGATACTGGCTCTTCCTCTCCTATCTTGCGACAACGAGAGGTTGTCAAAGCCTGGGATGAACTTTATGATGACCAGTTAAATCGCAGTGAACACCTCTTGTTTTGCTCCCGCAGTGCCGGCATCGAATTGTCTACCCTGCATCCACCCCAAGCTCAGATTTTCAAACTCTGGCAGATATACTTGGAAAATGTCGACCCAATGTTGAAGCTCACTCACACCCCTACCCTTCAGCCGCGTATCATCGATGCCGCCAGTGATCTGACGAGCATTCCACCCAACACGGAGGCTTTGATGTTTGCCATATACTGTATGGCTGTCTTCAGCCTTACCCAAAATCAATGCCAGAACATGTTCGGGACACCTCGAGGGGATGTTATTAGAGGCTATCAGCTGGGGGCTAGGGAGGCATTGCTAAACTGTAGATTCCTCAAGACCAGTGACCGAGAATGCTTGACAGCTCTCCACCTCTATCTA ATTTCGCTTAAGTCCCAGACTGACCCGCGGTCACTCGCTTCTATGCTATCGACTGCTGTGCGTATCGCCCAGCGGATGGGCATCGATTCAGAAGCTGTCAACTCCAAACATCCCGCTCTTGAGGCTGAGCTT CGGCGACGACTCTGGTGGTCCCTCGTGCTCTTTGATAGCCGCATAGCGGAATTGACGGATCCACGACTTGCCACTTTGCTACCCACGTGGGACTGCAAGGTACCACTTAGTGTAAACGATTCCGCTCTACGAAAAGATATAAAAAATCCGCCCGTCGAGTTTGAGATCACTTCCGAAGCATTATTCGCAGTCACGCGATGTCGAATTGGCAATTACATTCGCCACAGCGCTTCTCACTTAGATTTCGTCAATCCCAGCATGAAATATTTTGCTGAGAAGTCTATGCTAGCTCATGGTCTGGAACATCATGACTTGGCGACGTTCGAGGCGATGATTGAGACGAGATGTCTTGCGCGCTGCGATGCTCAAAACCCACTGCACTTCATGACGATTTGGTGGACACGTTATTCACTGGCAAAAATCCGGTTCGCAAACTATCTATCCACCAGAGCTCCAGAACCAGAAGAGGAAGCGACCGAGCAAAGAGACGAAGGTCTCCGGCATGCTTGCAATATGCTTGAATGCGACACAGCACTCATGCAGCCCTCTAAAATCACGGGCTACCGCTGGCTGATATACCTACACTTTCCTTTCCCAGCCTATGTTCACTTGGCTCGGGATCTGAAACAACGGCCGCTTTCCGACCACGCAAGCCGTGCGTGGGAAGTGATGAGTGCTAATTGCGAAGCTCGGTTCATGGGTCTTGAGCACAAGGACAATCCGATGGAGAACAGACCCAACAATCCCTTTTTCTCAATATTTGCAGGACTTATACTTCAAGCGTGGGCTGCACGAGAGGCCGCGCCGGGGCAATCAGAAACACCAACAATTGTAGCTCGAATCAAACAGAGGATGGATCACATGGAAGAAAGAGCAGCAGCGCTGCGAGATCAACTGCCGGTAACCGAGGACATCAATCCAAACGCCCCTGTGCTTGCAGACCAGGATAGCCTTTACCCACTACATGGCCAGTACGATCAGATGAACATGGGTATGGAACCCTTTCCCATAGCCCCCACGCACGATTCGATAGGCTTCGAAAGTACGCAGTGGAACTGGTCGGCGCCCAACTGGAGCGCGATGCCTGGTCAAGGATGGTGA
- a CDS encoding carboxypeptidase, whose amino-acid sequence MRPASLVPLFTASAVAQSQYGENHVNINQDSQLIEQKAFPAPNVTLYSPAFLSNASFDPGWAKGTEGATSQYNLDAYISGLASKNPSWMTYGVADFFSEEGKPFPYIYLSSAPNATASRIASRKLRVWIQGSVHGNEPAGDEATLALLGAMDNDPTWASTFLSEMEILILPRYNPDGNAYFQRTLATNFDPNRDHTKLARRQTRDIKNWFSTFSPHIAIDMHEYGAATRYATNYSNAADGMYSAAKNLNIHPSIRSLSETVFAPAINASLLSKGLRGAPYITASSTSPPRLEEAGTDAKIGRNAMGLIQCVTFLFETRGIGIANQEFQRRTTAGLQMILGVLETARDRAGEVKATIEGAIAEVMESKEDIVVTDFTTWENTTYPMVDRRTAEIVQLPVEFASTTPVTANLTRTRPKGYVIPRAWADVAERLQVSGLQVDVLDEVFKGEIEVYNITSSRLGKSYYEGVVLNTVTTETLVKTVELPKGSFWVDSKQKNAGLAFVTLEPEGIDSYVSFGIVPVEVGDLYPIFRVV is encoded by the exons ATGAGGCCCGCGTCTTTGGTGCCGCTTTTCACGGCATCTGCTGTGGCGCAGTCACAATATGGCGAGAACCATGTTAATATAAACCAAGACTCGCAGTTAATAGAGCAGAAGGCTTTCCCGGCACCAAATGTCACGTTGTACAGTCCTGCATTCTTGTCCAATGCATCTTTTGATCCTGGGTGGGCTAAGGGTACGGAAGGTGCGACGTCGCAATACAATTTGG ACGCATACATCAGTGGTTTAGCATCAAAAAACCCATCATGGATGACCTATGGCGTCGCCGACTTCTTCAGTGAGGAAGGCAAACCATTCCCATATATCTACCTCTCTTCCGCCCCAAACGCAACCGCCTCGCGTATCGCCTCCAGAAAACTGCGGGTATGGATTCAAGGCTCAGTTCACGGAAACGAGCCCGCCGGCGATGAAGCCACCCTCGCCCTCCTCGGCGCAATGGACAACGACCCAACCTGGGCTTCGACCTTCCTCTCCGAAATGGAAATCCTCATCCTCCCCCGCTACAATCCCGACGGAAACGCCTACTTCCAACGCACCTTAGCTACGAACTTCGATCCCAACCGCGACCATACTAAACTCGCACGTCGACAAACCAGGGATATTAAGAACTGGTTCAGCACTTTCTCCCCGCATATCGCCATCGATATGCATGAGTATGGAGCTGCCACACGCTATGCTACAAACTACAGCAACGCTGCCGACGGCATGTACAGCGCAGCCAAAAACCTAAACATCCACCCCTCCATCCGTTCCCTCTCTGAAACTGTCTTCGCCCCCGCTATCAACGCCTCCCTACTGTCCAAAGGTCTACGCGGCGCACCGTACATAACCGCATCCAGCACCTCCCCACCCCGCCTAGAAGAAGCAGGCACAGATGCGAAAATCGGACGTAACGCAATGGGCCTAATTCAATGCGTGACCTTCCTCTTCGAAACCCGCGGTATCGGCATCGCAAACCAGGAGTTTCAACGGCGCACCACGGCGGGACTTCAGATGATACTGGGGGTCTTAGAAACCGCACGTGATCGAGCTGGCGAAGTGAAAGCAACGATTGAAGGGGCGATTGCGGAGGTCATGGAGAGTAAAGAGGATATCGTAGTTACAGATTTTACGACGTGGGAGAATACTACGTATCCGATGGTTGACCGGCGCACAGCGGAAATCGTCCAACTACCCGTTGAATTTGCAAGCACAACACCCGTAACCGCAAATCTTACGCGCACCCGTCCGAAAGGTTACGTTATCCCCCGCGCATGGGCTGATGTAGCGGAGCGCCTGCAGGTCTCCGGACTACAGGTTGATGTGCTGGATGAGGTGTTCAAGGGCGAGATTGAAGTATACAACATCACCTCATCCCGTCTTGGGAAGTCGTATTATGAGGGCGTGGTACTTAATACGGTGACGACGGAGACGCTGGTCAAGACGGTGGAGTTGCCAAAGGGCAGTTTCTGGGTAGATAGCAAGCAGAAGAATGCGGGTTTGGCTTTTGTGACGCTCGAGCCTGAGGGGATTGATTCGTATGTTTCGTTTGGAATCGTGCCCGTGGAGGTAGGCGATTTGTATCCGATTTTCAGGGTAGTGTAG
- a CDS encoding B3-4 domain containing protein — protein sequence MTVTNIPPGPSDSISEAFLSSAEASAKAVLAQTPVNSIPHVAQWKEAYKAFGAKPKKTMNSLEALLRRIDTGLPRVNRLTDIYNAISIKHQIPLGGEDLDKYNGSPVLKLTTGSEQFDTKSGGEVVVECPTPGEAIWCDDNEVTCRRWNWR from the coding sequence ATGACCGTAACCAACATCCCCCCAGGTCCCTCGGACTCCATCAGCGAAGCATTCCTCTCATCTGCCGAAGCTTCAGCCAAAGCAGTCCTTGCACAGACTCCAGTCAACTCCATCCCACATGTCGCGCAGTGGAAAGAAGCCTACAAAGCCTTTGGCGCGAAACCAAAGAAAACCATGAATAGCCTTGAGGCACTCCTCCGCCGCATCGACACAGGTCTACCACGTGTGAACCGCTTGACCGATATCTACAATGCAATCTCAATTAAGCACCAGATTCCGCTTGGAGGCGAAGATCTCGACAAGTACAACGGCAGTCCAGTTTTGAAACTTACGACAGGAAGCGAGCAGTTTGACACAAAGTCTGGAGGGGAGGTGGTTGTTGAGTGCCCGACTCCCGGAGAGGCTATCTGGTGTGACGATAACGAAGTGACTTGCAGAAGGTGGAATTGGAGATAA
- a CDS encoding SacC, Beta-fructosidase (levanase-invertase) produces the protein MPAPFTLFTAAASSLFAVAYAQNSSITPSASGAPTSTYSQKDVPTGVPIAGKYNQPLRPQVHFSPPQAFLNDPNGMFLDAEGVYHLYYQYNPIANIAGTQHWSHATTKDLYTWTNQPIAIFPGGPTEGIFSGSIVIDTNNTSGFFPGQDNGVVAIYTVNTPEQQTQDIAYSHDNGISFIKYANNPIIKPGGTHSNQFRDPKVIWYAPTESWVMVVAYPIDFKIGIFTSPNLKDWTPTSNFSNHGLTGLQYECPNMVEIPVEGAKEGDEPKYLMLISINPGAPLGGSIAEYFVGTFNGTHFEAEDSKTRLTDFAKDNYAGQFFYGIPSDKHQITIDWASNWQYTNEVPTAGKEVGDGFRGVMTVPRGHYLKRLPRQGLALISYPVNIKSIAEKELAYEKSLGDGTVFVDYSSVKSGAIYFEANVTGLTTGDSLDGTISFTFSSSKSGESVTGGTSLSSGDIWLDRSRTEGYQSPFFNDKFSATGLYNEADGSWKISAIMDRSIIELFLNGGELSATSLCYPTTPLDTLMVRVSGLNQTATASVGVWALKAAWLDQADVNGTVSGNTTHGGVQSRMLGTAKLL, from the coding sequence ATGCCTGCGCCCTTCACCCTCTTCACGGCGGCCGCCAGCAGCCTTTTCGCTGTTGCATATGCCCAAAACTCTTCTATTACACCGTCAGCATCCGGTGCGCCTACTTCGACATATTCGCAAAAAGACGTTCCCACGGGTGTGCCGATTGCTGGCAAATATAACCAACCACTCCGTCCACAAGTCCACTTTTCTCCTCCGCAGGCATTCCTTAATGATCCCAATGGCATGTTCCTCGATGCAGAGGGCGTGTATCATCTTTACTATCAGTATAATCCTATCGCCAACATCGCTGGCACGCAGCATTGGTCGCACGCCACGACAAAAGATCTGTACACTTGGACGAACCAACCTATTGCCATATTTCCTGGAGGACCGACTGAAGGAATCTTCAGCGGTTCTATTGTCATCGATACCAATAACACATCTGGCTTTTTTCCGGGCCAGGATAATGGCGTAGTGGCAATTTACACTGTCAATACACCAGAGCAACAGACACAAGATATTGCGTACTCTCACGACAACGGAATATCATTCATCAAATACGCCAACAACCCCATTATTAAACCGGGGGGAACTCACAGCAACCAATTTCGCGACCCCAAGGTTATCTGGTATGCTCCCACTGAATCGTGGGTCATGGTCGTCGCATATCCCATCGACTTCAAAATTGGCATTTTCACTAGTCCCAACCTCAAGGACTGGACACCAACCAGCAATTTCTCCAACCATGGACTTACTGGCCTGCAATACGAGTGCCCAAACATGGTCGAGATCCCGGTAGAAGGAGCTAAGGAAGGCGATGAGCCAAAATACCTTATGCTCATCTCCATCAACCCTGGTGCGCCCCTTGGTGGATCGATCGCGGAGTACTTTGTCGGCACATTCAACGGCACACATTTCGAGGCTGAGGACTCTAAGACCCGACTCACCGACTTTGCCAAGGACAACTACGCTGGCCAGTTCTTCTACGGCATCCCAAGTGATAAGCATCAAATCACCATTGACTGGGCGAGTAACTGGCAGTACACGAACGAGGTTCCTACAGCTGGCAAGGAGGTGGGAGACGGTTTCCGAGGCGTCATGACCGTACCTCGGGGCCACTACTTGAAGAGGCTGCCGCGACAGGGCCTGGCGCTGATATCCTACCCAGTGAACATCAAGTCCATCGCAGAGAAGGAGCTTGCATACGAAAAGTCACTCGGAGACGGCACTGTCTTCGTCGACTACTCTTCTGTCAAATCAGGAGCAATCTACTTTGAGGCCAACGTCACTGGACTCACAACTGGCGACTCACTTGATGGCACTATCAGCTTTACATTCTCATCTTCAAAGTCAGGAGAGTCAGTCACAGGTGGTACATCACTTTCCTCGGGTGATATTTGGCTAGACCGAAGTCGTACTGAAGGGTACCAAAGCCCATTCTTCAACGACAAGTTCTCTGCCACAGGACTTTACAACGAAGCCGACGGATCGTGGAAGATATCAGCGATCATGGACCGCAGTATTATTGAGCTATTCTTGAACGGTGGCGAACTCAGCGCAACTAGCTTGTGCTATCCCACAACACCGCTAGACACGCTCATGGTACGAGTTAGTGGGTTGAACCAGACAGCTACTGCAAGTGTGGGTGTCTGGGCGCTGAAGGCTGCTTGGCTCGACCAGGCGGATGTTAACGGCACCGTCTCTGGAAACACGACTCATGGAGGTGTTCAGAGCCGTATGCTGGGTACGGCGAAGTTGCTCTAG
- a CDS encoding Herpes-BLLF1 multi-domain protein, translated as MKLFTSLIGCVAVLSSIASAVSITSTQNWNITNDPEGSARLNGVSFQQNPLTTFGDYQYVAFYSTASGYGKHYVNLGRRKISPSLGEWQYFALTDYVQQTLDEHNTISMGISGDGKIHLSFDHHDVPLNYRVSTTGIAKTIPTAWTASGAFGPVQHSLPGSTGPWTPLTYPRFESLDNGDLLMEFRIGQSGSGDSYIHRYSSSSGTWSAVGKYLQGANNNAYINGITNRASKLYVSWTVRETPDASTNHDFYFASSDDGGVSWKQTNGAKVTKPITPTTPGIKVYTIPQNSQIINQEAQCVDASGRFHALMRDSTSGTPLFYHYLRTSSGTFTKTPIRVAGLSTPPYLSYRGKITSVGDSVIAILPDQPKLSIQIWTASAAGGLCGLEEVGRGAEFSGRTRCG; from the coding sequence ATGAAGCTCTTTACTTCCTTGATCGGTTGCGTGGCTGTGCTTTCTTCCATTGCTTCTGCCGTTTCTATAACGTCGACTCAGAACTGGAATATTACGAACGACCCAGAAGGCTCAGCTCGTCTCAATGGTGTCTCGTTCCAACAGAATCCCCTGACGACGTTTGGAGATTATCAATACGTTGCTTTTTACAGCACAGCGTCTGGATACGGCAAGCACTATGTCAACCTCGGAAGACGCAAGATCTCCCCTTCACTGGGTGAGTGGCAGTACTTTGCCTTGACCGACTACGTCCAGCAAACCCTCGACGAACACAACACCATCAGCATGGGCATCAGTGGTGACGGGAAAATCCATCTAAGTTTCGACCACCACGACGTCCCCCTCAACTACCGTGTCAGCACCACTGGCATCGCAAAAACAATCCCCACAGCATGGACAGCCAGTGGTGCCTTTGGGCCCGTTCAACACAGCCTCCCCGGCTCGACCGGCCCCTGGACTCCCCTCACGTACCCACGCTTCGAGTCCCTCGACAATGGCGACCTCCTGATGGAATTCCGCATCGGCCAGTCCGGCTCCGGCGACTCATACATCCACCGCTACTCGTCCAGTTCCGGTACGTGGAGCGCGGTGGGAAAATACCTCCAAGGCGCCAACAACAACGCCTACATCAACGGCATCACGAACCGCGCCTCCAAACTCTACGTCTCGTGGACCGTCCGCGAAACACCCGACGCCAGTACGAACCACGACTTTTACTTCGCCTCGTCCGACGACGGCGGTGTAAGCTGGAAGCAGACCAACGGCGCAAAAGTAACTAAACCTATCACCCCGACTACACCGGGGATAAAAGTGTATACAATCCCGCAGAACAGCCAGATCATAAACCAAGAAGCTCAATGCGTCGATGCCTCTGGTCGTTTCCACGCGTTGATGCGCGACTCCACATCCGGCACACCGCTCTTCTACCACTACCTCCGCACGTCCAGTGGCACTTTCACCAAAACGCCCATCCGCGTAGCCGGTCTATCCACCCCGCCTTACCTGTCCTACCGCGGGAAAATCACCTCCGTGGGTGATAGTGTTATTGCCATCTTGCCAGATCAACCCAAACTCAGCATTCAGATTTGGACGGCGAGTGCGGCGGGGGGGTTATGCGGATTGGAAGAAGTTGGTCGAGGTGCCGAATTCTCAGGGCGAACCCGGTGTGGATGA
- a CDS encoding SPS1, Serine-threonine protein kinase gives MRGAYNYQGRGGFQQSPPYPPHNQYSPPNQSPYQGGRGGWNGQPYPNQGSPMQGYPPNHSPYHQNQSPGYYPNQPYPQPGFQNSPHRGGYRGGGYHGPDRRMSGPGASAPFAGPGGRGRGAAPTQYSNLSWTPSSGTRGGRPATEAPRPQPVTSQSADSASVDADDNPFRPSKDLRVEDEGPKEEKKPPKSATPTAPKAGFTFSLMKLKNSVPSTSKAKLGIEEPEKAESSSKESLLDTKAKAVTEHRRYDDYYDRKPAYRDPRDRDIRDPRDTYYRGRERDYRDPRERDMRDIRDPRDMRDRDVRDRDPRDIRDRREPYPPRRLDDRRPERPDSRTDIRPARPERRTPPPQIPKTKTIIKKRMKPRPTLDPEHANSDSVYYRKPGNESVVGSGTYGKVFKGIHVYTKDLVALKKIRMEGERDGFPVTAIREVKLLQSLNHPNIVNLREVMVEKNDCYMVFEYLSHDLTGLLNHPTFKLEQAHKKDLAKQLFEGLDYLHRRGVLHRDIKAANILVSNTGQLKLADFGLARFYAKSSKLDYTNRVITIWYRSPELLLGETQYGPAVDIWSAACVLVEIFTRHAIFPGSGGEISQLDKIYNVLGTPTVQDWPGIVDMQWSELLRPTERKQSTFEEKYKDRVSPMAFELLQAMFLFDPNARPTAADVLEHPFFTSEAPPPKRADALKELEGDWHEFESKALRKEKDKQEHEARRVAREEKDLARKDEGKRRAEAAAGEERDAKRAKSGDVTA, from the exons ATGAGGGGCGCCTACAATTACCAAGGCCGAGGCGGCTTCCAGCAATCCCCACCCTATCCTCCCCACAATCAATATTCACCCCCGAACCAGTCGCCTTACCAAGGAGGTAGAGGAGGTTGGAATGGCCAGCCCTATCCTAATCAGGG ATCGCCCATGCAAGGCTACCCTCCAAACCACTCGCCATATCACCAAAACCAATCACCAGGTTACTATCCCAATCAACCATACCCTCAACCTGGCTTTCAGAACAGTCCGCACCGAGGTGGCTATCGTGGTGGTGGCTACCATGGTCCCGACCGGCGCATGTCTGGTCCTGGTGCAAGTGCTCCTTTTGCCGGGCCTGGTGGACGCGGCCGTGGTGCTGCACCCACGCAATACTCGAATCTATCTTGGACCCCATCTTCTGGCACACGAGGTGGTCGTCCTGCCACTGAAGCACCCCGTCCACAGCCTGTCACATCCCAATCAGCCGATTCAGCATCTGTCGACGCTGACGACAACCCATTCCGTCCCTCCAAAGACTTGCGAGTAGAGGATGAAGGGCCaaaggaggagaagaagccCCCAAAGTCAGCGACTCCCACAGCACCAAAAGCGGGCTTCACCTTTTCGTTGATGAAATTGAAAAATTCGGTTCCGTCGACTAGCAAAGCCAAGCTTGGAATAGAAGAGCCTGAGAAGGCCGAGTCGTCTTCCAAGGAATCGTTGCTGGATACCAAGGCAAAGGCCGTGACGGAGC ACCGCCGCTACGATGACTACTACGACCGAAAGCCTGCTTACCGAGATCCGCGTGACAGAGATATTCGGGACCCTCGCGATACCTATTACCGTGGCAGGGAACGAGATTACCGAGACCCACGAGAACGGGACATGCGTGATATTCGAGATCCGCGTGATATGCGAGACAGAGATGTCCGCGACCGAGACCCACGGGACATTCGCGATCGCAGAGAGCCATACCCACCGAGACGACTCGACGACAGGCGGCCCGAGCGCCCAGATTCACGCACCGATATACGTCCTGCTCGACCGGAAAGGAGGACACCCCCTCCTCAGATACCAAAGACGAAGACTATCATCAAGAAGCGGATGAAACCACGGCCAACACTCGACCCAGAACATGCCAACTCGGACTCTGTGTACTACAGGAAGCCGGGGAATGAGTCGGTTGTTGGATCTGGTACTTATGGAAAGGTGTTCAAGGGGATACATGTATATACGAAAGACCTGGTTGCGCTCAAGAAGATCAGGATGGAGGGTGAACGCGATGGC TTTCCCGTCACCGCCATTCGCGAGGTCAAGCTTTTGCAATCTCTCAACCATCCGAATATCGTCAATCTCCGCGAGGTTATGGTCGAGAAGAATGATTGCTACATGGTTTTTGAGTACTTGTCGCACGATCTCACGGGACTCTTGAATCACCCGACTTTCAAGCTCGAGCAAGCACACAAGAAGGACCTGGCGAAGCAACTCTTTGAGGGTCTGGACTACCTCCACCGTCGTGGTGTTTTGCATCGAGATATCAAAGCTGCGAACATCCTAGTGTCGAACACGGGACAATTGAAGTTGGCGGATTTCGGTCTTGCACGATTTTACGCAAAGAGCAGCAAACTGGATTATACCAATCGTGTCATCACTATCTGGTACCGATCACCTGAGCTTCTGCTGGGTGAAACACAGTATGGTCCTGCGGTCGACATTTGGTCGGCAGCTTGTGTGTTGGTGGAGATTTTCACACGTCATGCCATATTCCCTGGCAGCGGTGGAGAGATCAGCCAGTTGGACAAGATTTACAACGTTTTGGGTACACCGACCGTCCAAGACTGGCCAGGCATCGTTGATATGCAGTGGTCTGAACTGCTACGGCCTACGGAGCGAAAGCAGTCTACATTTGAGGAAAAGTACAAGGACCGGGTCAGTCCAATGGCCTTTGAGCTTCTTCAAGCCATGTTTCTCTTCGATCCAAATGCGCGACCCACCGCGGCTGATGTGCTTGAACACCCATTTTTCACCAGCGAGGCACCGCCACCAAAGCGTGCTGACGCACTGAAGGAATTGGAGGGCGACTGGCATGAATTTGAAAGCAAGGCACTGCGAAAAGAAAAGGACAAGCAAGAGCATGAAGCGCGGCGTGTTGCGCGAGAGGAGAAGGATTTGGCAAGGAAAGATGAGGGGAAACGACGCGCAGAGGCGGCTGCTGGAGAAGAGAGGGATGCGAAGCGTGCAAAAAGCGGCGATGTCACGGCGTAA